ttgttttaataaaataaatatcaacaaaTAAACGAAACGGCAAGCAGtgaattagtaaaataatatgaattatttattattaagtcaaattaaaataattaaggatTGTCTACGTGTataaccctgattaaaaactccgattcaatccgattttaaaattccaatcGGAAAGTCCCGAATAAATCCGATTGGAAGTTAACCCATTCACGCATTTGTTCCCACATAATTTTTCcgatttacaataatatattggctaagtaaaatcttttttagatttgtaattttcaaatttattgtgcTTTTTAGAGTTTCTGCGGGATACCTTTACatgtaattgtaaaaattagtaatagaataaataaagtacATGCTCCATGTAATGTTCATTTATGTTATACTTCAGATCGTGATTGTTTTGTAGAATTTCATACTATTTAgtagggtggcccaaaaaaaccaactatttttaacttcccgctaagaaaattgtaaattttcaaaaattcaggaagttattggtttcaccccgatttgtgaGAATCGAAATTCCAatagatgtcgacgttttgaggttctaagCTATAatgactaaattcaagatcatgtccgagtgtatgtatatattctgtaacttttgaaaggatgaaccgattttgatcttcgaggtgtcattcgacgcggcttgttatttactataaacactgaaaatttgagcttaaacGATAGGGTACGTTCGGagatcggttcattcgttcaagagaaaccattAACGAgagaactgaaaaaaaaaattttttttagtattttgaaaatttctcaaaaacgacatgataaatcaatttcaaaatctgatcagttgtgAAACTCAatgaaacgcgtcgattgccaccttaaacgtctcaattggtttattcgttcgagagatatcattgtagaaaaaatggtacaaagcgttatttttcgaaaacaaaggcatacaaaagtattttcgagctcaaggagctcgaaataggcgggaagatttagggctggcccacagAGTCAACcaacagaccgattttttttttttcgagtttcttatgaaaatttgttggtttacgatgttttaagaagtcTCCAAAAatcgatgataaaaaattttcaagaggtcgctcacgaatttttaaaatatcaaaaatcattaaaatccggattttttacttcgaaattttttctttggtggcagcaatagtttatatttgtaaaatcatgtctatgctgaaaatttcagcccaaaatttaaatatttaaacggcgctcaagaattttgaatattaactgataatatgtaactaatactttgaattagtttttgtatttttttattagtcaattattgtcaattcactaaaatataacttttgcataaccaaaaatatacaggacagttttaaacaataaaatttgctaaggtttgaataagcgaaaaaacctaaaaattgaattaaaaaataaaaaagtatgtagataagttattatttctatttctctgttatattttcattgattgtgatgcaaattgatggtgaaaaaatcgagaaactttattattaatattctcgggtcgctcgaaaacgtccaaaagacagcactcgaaACATTcgaaattcttgagcgaggtttaaatatttaaattttgggctcaaattttcagcggggtcatgatttcacaagtACAAACTATTACTGccacgagaaaaaaatttgaaataaaaattgaaatttcgataatttttaatatttttaaaattcttgagagatttttgaaaaggcttcttaaaacatcgtaaattattaaattttcataagagggATATATGTGTCCCCTTtccaaaaatactaaaatatacACAATTTCTGTCTTGCATGTTACTTTTGCGttaaattagataaaaaaaagcaaaaacaTTTATACTGACTTGGAATAGTTATGAAAGTCTAAGGGTTTATTTAAtcagagtttttaatcagagaaaagcgaagtaaaaaaaaaatcgcctGTCATggattaaaatcaaaatcggGCATACTAATACAACAATAATGGTCCACGTGTACCCAATCGCCTGCGACTGCGTTTTAGCCTCCTTTTGAGCTTTCTTCGTTGTTTACCTCGTCCATCATCCCTACGGGATCTTCCTGCACGTGAATCAATCCAGCCAGTATCATTTTGATTAGTAATCATTGGCACATTATCAGTTCCATTGTATTCGTTAAACCTGGCTATCGATCTTACGAatcttgtttttaatttatttccatcgtcatcattattattattattatctatatttttattattatcaaaatttatatttatatatttttgtcgtATCTTTGAAGTTGTGTACTGTCGGATGTtaatttgattcaaatttctatttaatcgttcatattttaacatcaatactgcgaaatttttattcattgaatttatctgaaataaaattttaaaaattagtaaaaaaaatattaattatatttttttcataagaaatCTAATGTCCAAAGACTATTCGTTAAAATAATGTGagattgatttgaaaaaatatataaaatataacaagaatttttaaatttcccgctaaaagaaattgaaaatcaGACTTGGAGATTTTAGCATCCTACGCCCATATTCTCTGGAAAAAGTTTCTATAactatggtaattattaccataatatttagtaagGATTACTGTggtattatggtaaccattaccataaaatGTGATAACGGTTactgtaatataataattacaaccTTTATATCTGGTAATAGTTACTGTAACATTACGATATCTATTACCATTAAAtctggtaatgattactataatgTTATAGTAATTACCATATCTGATAACGGTTACTAATGTtgtagtaatcattactaaaatatgataatgatgattatCATATATCATGGTAATTTCTaccatggtaatgattaccatagtAGTAAGGAATCGAATACCATAATTACATAGGAACTAATATCACATAAGAATGAAAGATatatagataatttatatgggtacacggagaaaaatatatagtaaattttactaaaaaatatgagaataattagtaaatttgaatagtaatctttaaacgcttatgatttatatgaaaatttaataaacagataagcatattttacaagtcgtttagtaatttctaCTAGTTATGGAAAATCTCCTATattgcatattaatttttagttatatttagtaaattttactatcccgtttagtaaattttactgtaccagaatagaaaaaaatagaattaaatttttattagcttttaactttttatgattattgctgtcattttaattattatcgttacTTATGTGATCAGTATTAGTGTTGGtgtcaatttttgttttttaaaaaatcacttggtctcaaccgagattcgaaccctgatctcccgcgcgcGAGTACTTTCTTATGTCTGACAGCCCGAGGTCTCCTTTGAACAAAAGTTacagaacttgtaatacatatttgtatatgctatccccagtaacttttaattttatctatacacagtagaatttactatacagatagtaaaaaaatataatcgtgttagcaaaaaatacattgcatagtaatttttaatattctgtatagtaacaaatcctatatcatattagaaaattaactttcttaaattagtatttattaatagtacttgtagtaaaatttactatgcaaatagtaaaaaatataatcgtttTAGCAAAGAATACATTACGCATAGTAGTTTTGAATATCTAATtgtgtaataattactaactagtaaattttactaaacgtttagtaataattacaatacagaatGCATTTTTTCAcatctgttagtaaattttactataaggttgtaatttttactatacttttttctccATGTACCGTtcctataataaatttaaaaaaaaaaaacattgtaattgttactataaatttctctgaataaaaattaattattcaataaaaaaacttaaataataaaaacaaaagaaaattaaacaatttaccTGGGCTTCTAATGTTCTAACATCGCGtttaagttgaaaataaacaatgaaaaatataacaataattaataacgtaattaaattttgtattcttCGATAAACAATCGTTTTCTTATTATTCGATACCGAGACATTCATGTTGACATTACACTCAATAACTTTCCCCATTGATTTATCAACGGTATCTCCAATCCGTATCGTCGTATCTTTCgtcaaaaaattcttcattttttttcttttatcaaataaatattattatttaattaactcatTCATATCCTAAAGAACAAAACacaattagtttaattaattaattaaaataaataaaataaaaacttacttgAGGATTAGAACAACCGATTTATTCTATAACTGAATAATTTATGGCCAGCTCAGACTATTtatacgatatatatatttttttaccatatatatatgtacttattACCAAGTAAAAAAACCTACTAAcataatttcattatatttatatatcaagttacattttttcgaataacaACACAATGAATAATCATTTGACACACTTGCGATAccttttaagtaaaaaaaattatttatttactcataattataaagatataaattaaCACCGGTACTTAcgtgatcattttttaaaaaaatatgtttaaaaaacaaaaatggtTTTAGCTGTGGACGCTATTAAATCCCATTGTTTACTGTCGCGTGGTCCAGCGATCGATGAattttagtgtaaaaaaaaaaaaatatttttccgcTTTGGCTGGGGCTGTTAAAAGTACCAGcttctcaaaataataaaccatCCGCTGTAGTTGTAAAGTTTGTTTAACTAAAGTTAACAAATATGATGTGTTAACGACCCTCGTCCTGCGTGTGTTATTTTGTTAAAGCATTTCAAGTCAAGTCCCAACGGTGAACTGACGAATGCCAACACACTGTTCTCAACTTAAGTCCCTAGATCTCAGATCCATGATCCAAGAGATCTACAGTCAATACTTGTTGTTttcttatacatatatatatacattttatactttttttttcgtttctttTCGCTCTccgtttatttttctttgctaTTATATGTCTTCCAGCAGATGCAGATGCTTGTACACTAAATTCTGTAAAGAGCTTTGTGCTGTTACTCTCTGATAATTTTAGATCACTTGACATTCAACATccatatgaaatattatttatatatatatctattttttttattttctcatatattttaacaaatctacctaacaaaatttttaagtacctGCGAAACTTGTTTTCAAGGACAAATGACCATTTGaccatttttttgttatcattattttttttttttttttgagtaaaaggAAGTTCGTgatctaaataaattagaaatttttttctaatcgaagcattttgttttttttatatatacatatatttctgtgtatatttattattattattttaattttagtcatTGTTGCAATTGAATCaatgagaaataaattgcATGATGCATGTAAGTCATGAATTAACTCTATGGAGGACAAAAGAATACTTTTAGATACGAGTCATCGTACGAAAATTACTCTCTAACCACATATATACCTACagatatattaatatgatatttccttttttttaccaaattacCAGTCGTAAGAAaagtttgataatttaaaaaaataattgtaattgaattttaaataatttaaaatttctcatatatatgtcaaaattatttttattatttttaaaaaaattattgttatttcaaaaattttaaactgttaaaaatatatacaagtatattaaattttatatttcccgggtcgaaaaatttgatgtttttgatcttttacagaaatttaaagctgtttttgatctgttgttttaaaaaacaattgcgtaTTAGCATGTTTCAAatgccaaaaaattaaaataaatttataaatctagatttttattattatttatatttataaaaagtcctgtttttgatctaaaagtgattaaaaacagactaaaaattatagtaaataaagtctgtttttagtctaaacccgatttaaaacagactaaatatcATACGAAAATAAGCCTGATTTTAGCCTGGATAAGGAATAGTACGAACAAAAACAGATTagattcttatataaaataaatacgatttataaacttgaattaaaaaaaaaaatttgaatttatcattcatttaaaaacagatctaatttcTGACCCGggtatctttttttaaaaaatttgaaatt
This genomic window from Microplitis demolitor isolate Queensland-Clemson2020A chromosome 6, iyMicDemo2.1a, whole genome shotgun sequence contains:
- the LOC103575129 gene encoding probable serine/threonine-protein kinase MARK-A isoform X3, giving the protein MKNFLTKDTTIRIGDTVDKSMGKVIECNVNMNVSVSNNKKTIVYRRIQNLITLLIIVIFFIVYFQLKRDVRTLEAQINSMNKNFAVLMLKYERLNRNLNQINIRQYTTSKIRQKYININFDNNKNIDNNNNNDDDGNKLKTRFVRSIARFNEYNGTDNVPMITNQNDTGWIDSRAGRSRRDDGRGPLVATFVGAVPEQHVTDTGIYIGPWVKQNESRYGFNKFHLVEDKRSIEVTVNGLFMVSAQIYYYGEPSHYSYWILLSSEGTSLTRKVIKCATVSAVTATEASCYTSVILPLRRGDRLHIQQQERDRLINLREGHSYIQLMLLSSDQQKRRIST
- the LOC103575129 gene encoding uncharacterized protein LOC103575129 isoform X2, with translation MKNFLTKDTTIRIGDTVDKSMGKVIECNVNMNVSVSNNKKTIVYRRIQNLITLLIIVIFFIVYFQLKRDVRTLEAQINSMNKNFAVLMLKYERLNRNLNQINIRQYTTSKIRQKYININFDNNKNIDNNNNNDDDGNKLKTRFVRSIARFNEYNGTDNVPMITNQNDTGWIDSRAGRSRRDDGRGKQRRKLKRRLKRSRRRLGPLVATFVGAVPEQHVTDTVYIGPWVKQNESRYGFNKFHLVEDKRSIEVTVNGLFMVSAQIYYYGEPSHYSYWILLSSEGTSLTRKVIKCATVSAVTATEASCYTSVILPLRRGDRLHIQQQERDRLINLREGHSYIQLMLLSSDQQKRRIST
- the LOC103575129 gene encoding uncharacterized protein LOC103575129 isoform X1; translated protein: MKNFLTKDTTIRIGDTVDKSMGKVIECNVNMNVSVSNNKKTIVYRRIQNLITLLIIVIFFIVYFQLKRDVRTLEAQINSMNKNFAVLMLKYERLNRNLNQINIRQYTTSKIRQKYININFDNNKNIDNNNNNDDDGNKLKTRFVRSIARFNEYNGTDNVPMITNQNDTGWIDSRAGRSRRDDGRGKQRRKLKRRLKRSRRRLGPLVATFVGAVPEQHVTDTGIYIGPWVKQNESRYGFNKFHLVEDKRSIEVTVNGLFMVSAQIYYYGEPSHYSYWILLSSEGTSLTRKVIKCATVSAVTATEASCYTSVILPLRRGDRLHIQQQERDRLINLREGHSYIQLMLLSSDQQKRRIST
- the LOC103575129 gene encoding uncharacterized protein LOC103575129 isoform X4, producing MKNFLTKDTTIRIGDTVDKSMGKVIECNVNMNVSVSNNKKTIVYRRIQNLITLLIIVIFFIVYFQLKRDVRTLEAQINSMNKNFAVLMLKYERLNRNLNQINIRQYTTSKIRQKYININFDNNKNIDNNNNNDDDGNKLKTRFVRSIARFNEYNGTDNVPMITNQNDTGWIDSRAGRSRRDDGRGPLVATFVGAVPEQHVTDTVYIGPWVKQNESRYGFNKFHLVEDKRSIEVTVNGLFMVSAQIYYYGEPSHYSYWILLSSEGTSLTRKVIKCATVSAVTATEASCYTSVILPLRRGDRLHIQQQERDRLINLREGHSYIQLMLLSSDQQKRRIST